One Manihot esculenta cultivar AM560-2 chromosome 18, M.esculenta_v8, whole genome shotgun sequence genomic window carries:
- the LOC110605815 gene encoding CMP-sialic acid transporter 4 produces the protein MEYRKIKDEDKDEGSAGEDIESLRNKSLSVPLSNVATLGGGSSDRSKWKRKTIVTLALTILTSSQAILIVWSKRAGKYEYSVTTANFLVETLKCVLSLAALARIWKNEGVTEDNRLSTTLDEVSVYPIPAALYLVKNLLQYYIFAYVDAPGYQILKNLNIISTGVLYQMILKRKLSEIQWAAFILLCAGCTTAQLNPSSDHVLQTPYQGWIMAIVMALLSGFAGVYTEAIIKKRPSRNINVQNFWLYVFGMVFNAVAILIQDFDAVMNKGFFHGYSLITVLMILNHALSGIAVSMVMKYADNIVKVYATSVAMLLTAVVSVFLFGFHLSLAFFLGSTVVSVSVYLHSISKLTRQR, from the exons ATGGAGTACAGGAAAATCAAGGATGAG GATAAAGATGAAGGCTCTGCTGGGGAGGACATAGAGAGCTTAAGAAACAAATCCCTTTCAG TCCCTCTAAGTAATGTGGCTACTTTGGGAGGGGGCTCAAGTGACAGATCCAAGTGGAAGCGCAA GACAATTGTTACACTCGCATTGACTATTCTCACAAGTTCACAAGCTATACTTATTGTTTGGTCCAAAAGAGCTGGCAAGTACGAGTACAGTGTCACTACTGCAAATTTCTTG GTGGAGACTTTAAAATGTGTCTTATCACTTGCAGCCTTGGCAAGGATCTGGAAAAATGAAGGAGTTACTGAAGATAACAG GTTGTCTACAACTTTGGATGAAGTCAGTGTTTATCCCATTCCTGCTGCACTGTACCTTGTCAAGAATTTGCTTCAG TATTACATCTTTGCCTATGTGGATGCTCCGGGTTATCAAATACTCAAGAACCTTAATATTATAAGCACTGGTGTTTTATATCAAATGATACTCAAGAGAAA GTTAAGTGAGATTCAGTGGGCAGCTTTCATTCTATTATGTGCTGGATGTACCACAGCACAATTGAACCCTTC TTCTGATCACGTTCTTCAAACACCTTATCAGGGTTGGATAATGGCCATT GTAATGGCACTTTTAAGTGGTTTTGCTGGAGTGTACACTGAG GCTATTATTAAAAAACGTCCTTCAAGAAACATAAATGTGCAGAACTTCTGGCTGTATGTCTTCGGGATGGTCTTCAATGCTGTTGCCATTCTGATTCAAGATTTTGATGCAGTCATGAACAa GGGTTTCTTCCACGGGTATTCATTGATTACAGTTCTCATGATTCTCAATCATGCACTCAG TGGCATTGCTGTATCCATGGTAATGAAATATGCAGACAACATCGTAAAG GTCTATGCTACTTCAGTGGCGATGCTTCTCACAGCAGTTGTCTCTGTGTTTCTATTTGGCTTTCATCTATCCCTTGCTTTCTTCCTTGGCTCAAC CGTTGTCTCTGTCTCGGTGTATCTACACTCCATTAGCAAGTTAACAAGACAAAGATAG
- the LOC110606053 gene encoding endoglucanase 9: protein MARVSFCLVFSLCFLLLGFVNGANPNYKEALAKSILFFQGQRSGRLPPSQQITWRSISGLSDGMLGHVDLTGGYYDAGDNVKFNFPMAFTTTMLSWGTLEYGKKMGPELQNARAAIRWATDYLLKCARATPGRLYVGVGDPNADHKCWERPEDMDTVRSVYFVSPSNPGSDVAGETAAALAAASMVFRKADPAYSKLLLSTAKDVLQFAVQHQGAYSDSLGSAVCPFYCSYSGYKDELLWGAAWLFRATNQMSYYNLLKSLGADDQPDLFSWDNKYAGAHVLLSRRAVLNNDKNFEQYKVEAENFMCKILPNSPSSSTKYTQGGLMYKLPQSNLQYVTSISFLLTTYAKYMKATKHTFNCGSLLVTPNSLLYVAKRQVDYILGVNPIQMSYMVGFGPHFPKRIHHRGSSLPSKASHPQAIGCDGGFQPFYYSPNPNPNILVGAIVGGPNESDGFPDDRSDYSHSEPATYINAAIVGPLAYFAGSLIR from the exons ATGGCAAGGGTTTCTTTCTGCCTTGTGTTCTCTTTGTGTTTCTTGCTTTTGGGTTTTGTCAATGGAGCCAATCCAAATTACAAAGAGGCATTAGCAAAATCCATTTTGTTCTTTCAAGGTCAGAGGTCTGGGAGGCTTCCTCCTTCACAGCAAATCACTTGGAGGTCCATTTCTGGCCTCTCTGATGGCATGCTTGGCCAT GTGGATTTGACTGGAGGCTACTATGATGCTGGAGACAATGTGAAATTTAACTTCCCAATGGCCTTCACTACCACAATGCTTTCATGGGGTACACTTGAATATGGCAAAAAAATGGGTCCTGAACTCCAAAATGCAAGGGCTGCAATCCGCTGGGCTACAGATTATCTTCTGAAATGTGCCAGAGCAACCCCTGGGAGACTCTATGTGGGTGTTGGTGACCCTAATGCTGATCACAAGTGTTGGGAGAGGCCTGAAGATATGGACACTGTCCGTTCAGTTTACTTTGTGTCTCCGAGCAATCCTGGCTCTGATGTTGCTGGTGAAACTGCTGCTGCTCTTGCTGCTGCTTCTATGGTTTTTCGGAAAGCTGATCCTGCGTATTCCAAGTTGCTGTTGAGCACTGCTAAGGATGTTTTGCAATTTGCTGTGCAACATCAGGGTGCCTATAGTGATTCACTTGGGTCAGCTGTTTGCCCTTTCTATTGCTCATATTCTGGCTATAAG GATGAGCTGCTGTGGGGAGCAGCATGGCTTTTCAGGGCAACAAATCAGATGTCCTATTACAATCTGCTGAAATCCTTGGGAGCTGATGACCAGCCAGACCTTTTCAGCTGGGATAATAAATATGCTGGTGCCCATGTGCTCTTATCAAGG AGAGCTGTGCTCAACAATGACAAGAATTTTGAGCAGTACAAAGTAGAAGCTGAAAACTTCATGTGCAAGATCTTACCCAACTCTCCCTCTTCTTCTACAAAATACACACAAG GAGGACTCATGTACAAGCTACCTCAAAGTAACCTTCAATATGTGACATCAATATCATTTTTGCTCACAACATATGCCAAGTACATGAAAGCAACAAAGCACACCTTCAACTGTGGCAGTCTCCTTGTGACCCCCAATTCCCTCTTGTATGTAGCCAAAAGACAG GTGGACTACATCCTAGGTGTGAACCCAATACAAATGTCATATATGGTAGGATTTGGACCACATTTTCCAAAGAGAATTCACCACAGGGGATCTTCATTGCCATCTAAAGCAAGCCACCCACAAGCTATAGGATGCGATGGAGGTTTCCAACCCTTTTACTATTCACCAAACCCCAACCCTAACATCTTAGTCGGAGCCATCGTTGGTGGTCCGAACGAGAGTGATGGCTTCCCAGATGACCGGTCCGACTATAGTCACTCAGAACCTGCAACATATATCAATGCTGCTATAGTTGGTCCTTTGGCATATTTTGCTGGGAGCCTTATCCGCTAA